The following proteins come from a genomic window of Nitrospirota bacterium:
- a CDS encoding glucose-1-phosphate adenylyltransferase yields the protein MTHPKVMAFVLAGGRGERLFPLIIARSKPAVPFGGRYRIVDFVLSNLVNSHIYSIYLLVQYKSQSLIEHIRENWILSSVSNHFIAVVPPQMRMGPEWFQGTADAVFQNISLIRQHNPELVVVFGADHIYRMDIRQMIDFHLSKDAFVTVAARPVPLEQASSFGVISTDSENRIIGFQEKPKKPIPMPSDPTRAYASMGNYIFTRNTLLDALAKAQRKKQHDFGAHVIPDLVETGRVFAYDFATNIIPGTKPHEEKGYWRDVGTIPAFFEAHMDMLGVAPLFEPDNKLWPIHPSKYEGPAAKILKGDIRNSLIAEGVLIHNAKIRNSVIRSGVVIEDGVSIEDSIIMDYVVLKKGCRIRKVIIDKLNVVGEGEQIGFDPDADRFRCHIDPSGIAVIPREGRQRRQEKGGGGVLR from the coding sequence ATGACACATCCAAAAGTCATGGCTTTTGTCTTAGCAGGGGGGAGGGGTGAACGGCTTTTCCCTCTGATCATAGCACGTTCGAAACCTGCAGTTCCCTTTGGAGGACGTTACAGGATAGTTGATTTTGTACTGAGCAATCTTGTTAACTCTCACATCTATTCCATTTACTTGCTTGTTCAGTACAAATCCCAATCACTCATTGAACATATAAGGGAAAACTGGATACTTTCTTCTGTGAGTAACCATTTCATTGCAGTAGTTCCACCTCAGATGCGCATGGGTCCTGAATGGTTTCAGGGAACTGCAGATGCTGTTTTCCAGAATATTAGTCTAATTCGCCAGCATAACCCTGAACTGGTTGTCGTTTTTGGAGCTGACCATATCTACAGGATGGATATAAGACAGATGATAGATTTCCATCTCTCAAAGGATGCCTTTGTTACTGTGGCTGCACGGCCTGTGCCTCTGGAGCAGGCATCTTCTTTCGGAGTTATTTCAACGGACAGCGAAAATCGTATTATTGGATTTCAGGAAAAACCAAAAAAACCGATTCCAATGCCATCTGACCCGACACGTGCATATGCTTCCATGGGAAACTATATATTTACACGGAATACCCTGCTGGATGCACTGGCAAAGGCACAGCGGAAAAAACAGCATGACTTTGGTGCCCATGTAATACCTGATCTTGTCGAGACTGGAAGGGTATTTGCCTATGATTTTGCTACAAACATTATCCCGGGGACTAAACCACATGAGGAAAAGGGATACTGGCGGGATGTAGGGACTATACCTGCCTTTTTTGAGGCGCATATGGACATGCTGGGTGTTGCTCCTCTGTTTGAACCTGATAATAAACTTTGGCCCATTCATCCATCAAAATATGAAGGACCTGCTGCAAAGATACTGAAGGGTGACATCAGGAACAGTTTAATCGCTGAAGGTGTTTTAATTCATAATGCAAAGATACGCAACTCTGTAATTCGTAGTGGAGTGGTAATTGAAGATGGTGTGAGTATAGAGGATTCCATTATCATGGATTATGTAGTGCTTAAAAAGGGATGCAGGATTCGTAAGGTGATTATTGATAAACTAAATGTAGTGGGGGAAGGTGAGCAGATCGGTTTTGACCCTGATGCAGATCGTTTTCGCTGCCATATAGACCCTTCTGGTATCGCAGTGATTCCCAGAGAAGGTAGACAGAGAAGACAGGAAAAGGGAGGAGGTGGGGTTCTTCGATAG